The proteins below are encoded in one region of Halorhodospira halochloris:
- a CDS encoding Rpn family recombination-promoting nuclease/putative transposase, translating to MADHPANPRDALLKATLETPERAAVVLRESLPDKVRERLSDDLPTPLPGSYVDPSPQETHSDRLFEAQMMASQPGL from the coding sequence ATGGCCGATCACCCAGCTAATCCTCGCGATGCCCTGTTGAAGGCGACCCTAGAGACGCCGGAGCGAGCTGCCGTAGTGTTGCGGGAGAGTCTTCCCGACAAGGTGCGGGAGCGTCTCAGCGATGATCTTCCCACGCCCCTCCCGGGCAGCTACGTCGATCCGAGCCCGCAGGAGACGCATAGCGATCGCCTCTTCGAGGCGCAGATGATGGCAAGCCAACCTGGCTTATAG